In Arthrobacter alpinus, a single window of DNA contains:
- a CDS encoding VOC family protein, whose protein sequence is MIGQVDEVVVNCQDPSALARFWSAVLGGEPVDRNESWSFVDPPGWTRLAFQKVPEPKHGRNRLHIDVLVDDVPEATIAAIALGAVKVGAIHSDSVGTFQVLLDLEGNEWCVVRPVTGAN, encoded by the coding sequence ATGATTGGACAGGTTGATGAAGTGGTTGTGAATTGCCAGGATCCGTCGGCGCTGGCGAGGTTCTGGTCAGCCGTTCTTGGCGGTGAGCCGGTGGACCGAAATGAGTCATGGTCTTTTGTGGACCCACCCGGGTGGACCCGGTTGGCCTTTCAGAAAGTGCCCGAGCCAAAGCACGGCAGGAACCGGCTCCACATTGATGTGCTGGTGGATGATGTTCCGGAGGCCACCATCGCTGCCATTGCTCTTGGTGCCGTGAAGGTCGGTGCAATTCACTCAGATTCCGTGGGCACTTTTCAGGTGCTCTTGGATCTCGAAGGCAACGAATGGTGCGTTGTGCGCCCGGTGACGGGCGCCAACTAG
- a CDS encoding GNAT family N-acetyltransferase, which yields MSISFEPMTPADADEVMAFLSSNRFPFHVQAAPETPNVRQGIENGRFWNADTQGYWVLSEGIRIGLASLEDLQDAGSPLFDLRLGEAHRGKGIGVEVLRALCNLVFTTMPEVRRFEGQTREDNIAMRKTFIRAGFLKEAHYRLAWPNNDGGYVASIAYAILRQDWENGTVTEFDWDDILI from the coding sequence ATGTCCATCAGTTTTGAGCCGATGACGCCGGCGGACGCTGACGAGGTCATGGCGTTCCTTTCGAGCAACCGGTTCCCCTTCCATGTCCAGGCCGCACCCGAGACTCCGAATGTCCGGCAGGGCATCGAAAACGGCCGGTTCTGGAACGCGGACACCCAAGGCTACTGGGTGCTGTCCGAGGGAATCCGCATCGGTTTGGCATCCCTGGAGGACCTCCAGGACGCTGGTTCGCCGCTTTTTGACCTTCGCCTGGGGGAAGCCCACCGGGGAAAAGGTATTGGAGTGGAGGTTCTGCGCGCGCTGTGCAACCTGGTCTTCACCACCATGCCCGAGGTCAGGCGTTTCGAAGGGCAAACTCGGGAAGACAATATCGCGATGCGCAAGACCTTCATCCGCGCGGGCTTCCTCAAGGAGGCCCACTACCGTTTGGCTTGGCCAAACAACGACGGCGGATACGTCGCTTCGATCGCCTACGCGATCCTGCGCCAAGACTGGGAAAACGGTACTGTGACCGAATTCGACTGGGACGATATCCTCATCTGA
- a CDS encoding DUF1801 domain-containing protein, translating to MNTTFSKEEKAAMRAAAAEAKAAKLGADLEEACLAAIAELSGTDQELAQTLHDLVKKHTSLGAKTWYGMPAYTNADGKVVVFFQGAAKFKVRYATIGFQPDANLDEGNFWPSSFAVTKLSAADQKQLVELLKKAVS from the coding sequence GTGAACACCACCTTCAGCAAAGAGGAAAAGGCTGCAATGCGGGCGGCCGCAGCGGAAGCCAAGGCAGCAAAATTAGGAGCGGACCTCGAGGAAGCCTGCCTCGCCGCAATCGCCGAACTCAGTGGCACCGACCAGGAGCTGGCCCAAACGCTTCACGATCTGGTCAAGAAGCACACAAGCCTGGGCGCGAAGACCTGGTACGGAATGCCCGCGTACACCAACGCTGATGGCAAGGTCGTGGTGTTCTTTCAGGGCGCGGCCAAGTTCAAGGTTCGTTACGCAACGATTGGTTTCCAGCCAGACGCCAACCTCGACGAAGGCAATTTCTGGCCGAGTTCTTTTGCCGTCACCAAGTTGAGTGCCGCAGATCAGAAACAGCTGGTAGAGCTGCTCAAAAAGGCCGTCAGCTAG
- a CDS encoding DNA-formamidopyrimidine glycosylase family protein, with product MPEGDTVWRQARDLRAVLEGQTLVSSDFRVPAYATVDFSGEPVSSVASRGKHLLMFVAGHIIHSHLSMEGHWDIYPSAAGGPPARWRRPAFTARAVLKTDLATAVGFSLGTLEVLPEALVGDAVGHLGPDLLGPDWDDEEALRRLLSDPGRAIGVALLDQRNLAGIGNIYRNELCFLGGVHPETAVGDVPDLPRMIGLAKRLLEANKDRATRSTTGGPARGEAATWVYGLARKPCKRCGSLIRQETLGDPAFPTHAPRDIYWCPRCQGS from the coding sequence GTGCCTGAGGGAGATACTGTTTGGCGCCAAGCACGGGACTTGCGCGCGGTTCTCGAAGGACAAACGTTGGTCTCGAGTGATTTCCGGGTGCCGGCTTATGCCACCGTCGATTTCAGTGGCGAGCCGGTCTCCTCTGTTGCCTCGCGTGGCAAGCATCTGCTGATGTTCGTGGCGGGACACATTATTCATTCGCACTTGTCCATGGAGGGGCACTGGGATATTTATCCTTCAGCGGCTGGTGGCCCTCCGGCGCGCTGGCGGCGGCCCGCGTTCACGGCGAGGGCTGTCTTGAAAACTGACTTGGCAACGGCCGTCGGGTTTTCCTTGGGCACGCTGGAGGTGCTGCCGGAAGCGTTGGTGGGCGACGCCGTCGGACACCTTGGTCCGGACCTGCTGGGTCCTGATTGGGATGACGAGGAAGCATTGCGCCGGTTGCTGTCGGACCCCGGGCGGGCAATCGGAGTCGCATTGTTGGACCAGCGAAATCTTGCGGGAATCGGCAATATTTACCGCAATGAGCTGTGTTTCCTGGGCGGAGTCCATCCGGAAACGGCCGTTGGGGACGTCCCGGACCTGCCGCGGATGATTGGGCTGGCCAAGCGGCTGCTCGAGGCCAACAAGGACAGGGCAACCCGGTCAACAACGGGTGGACCGGCGCGCGGCGAGGCGGCCACCTGGGTATACGGGCTCGCCAGGAAACCGTGCAAACGCTGCGGTTCCCTGATACGCCAAGAAACCCTGGGCGATCCGGCATTCCCTACACATGCGCCACGGGACATATATTGGTGCCCGCGCTGTCAGGGCTCCTAG
- a CDS encoding SRPBCC family protein has protein sequence MTVAFECITRANLPKAQLFDLARSIDAHTESMAASREQAISGVTSGLISLGEDVTWRAWHFGLPLRMTSRVTCMEAPDVFIDEQISGPFQRFRHVHEFSELAGVTTMIDRIEFQAPFGPLGRLVEKLFLASYLQKLIETRNRHLVGDASLG, from the coding sequence ATGACCGTTGCCTTCGAATGCATCACCCGGGCCAACCTCCCCAAAGCCCAGCTGTTTGATTTGGCGCGCAGCATTGACGCCCATACCGAATCGATGGCCGCATCACGGGAGCAGGCCATTTCCGGGGTTACCTCCGGTCTGATTTCCTTGGGCGAAGACGTGACGTGGCGGGCCTGGCATTTTGGGCTACCGCTGCGGATGACGAGTCGGGTTACGTGCATGGAGGCGCCGGACGTTTTCATCGACGAGCAGATCAGCGGTCCATTTCAACGCTTCCGGCACGTCCATGAGTTCAGTGAGCTTGCCGGTGTAACCACCATGATTGACCGTATTGAGTTCCAAGCACCGTTTGGTCCGCTGGGGCGGCTGGTGGAGAAATTGTTTTTGGCCAGTTATTTACAGAAGTTGATTGAGACGCGAAACCGGCACCTCGTAGGAGATGCCAGCCTCGGTTAG